The proteins below are encoded in one region of Pithys albifrons albifrons isolate INPA30051 chromosome 25, PitAlb_v1, whole genome shotgun sequence:
- the NXPH3 gene encoding neurexophilin-3: MHLARSCIFLLIQGGISLLVLCGAEDPGKGAEQPEPQSQQRAPVQKIRELLSPKPLLTPTLLQNMTLLELLSSSRELLDILENPSERDHHTPHPRAQRDLGPPSGKLKKIFGWGDFYSNIKTVKLNLLITGKVVDHGNGTVNVFFQHNSTGHGNISVSLVPPTKAVEFDLEQQIFIEAKESKVFNCRVEYEKVDRAQKTSLCTYDPAKTCYHEHTQSHVSWVCSKPFKVICIYITFYSTDYRLVQKVCPDYNYHSDVPYFPSG; this comes from the exons ATGCATCTTGCTCGGAGCTGCATCTTCCTGCTCATCCAGGGGGGCATCTCGCTGCTG gtgcTCTGTGGTGCAGAAGATCCAGGGAAAGGTGCAGAGCAGCCTGAaccccagagccagcagagagCCCCAGTGCAGAAGAtcagggagctgctgtccccaaagcccctcCTGACCCCAACCCTGCTGCAGAACATgaccctcctggagctgctgagcagctcacGGGAATTGTTGGATATCCTGGAGAACCCCTCGGAGCGGGACCaccacaccccacaccccagggcacagagggactTGGGGCCACCCTCGGgcaagctgaaaaaaatctttggctGGGGGGACTTCTACTCCAACATCAAGACAGTGAAGCTGAACCTGCTGATCACGGGGAAGGTGGTGGATCACGGCAATGGCACCGTCAACGTGTTCTTCCAGCACAACTCCACGGGGCACGGGAACATCTCTGTGAGCCTCGTGCCCCCCACCAAGGCCGTGGAGTTCgacctggagcagcagatcttCATCGAGGCCAAGGAGTCCAAGGTGTTCAACTGCCGCGTGGAGTACGAGAAGGTGGATCGTGCCCAGAAGACCTCCCTGTGCACCTACGACCCTGCCAAGACCTGCTACCACGAGCACACCCAAAGCCACGTGTCCTGGGTGTGCTCCAAGCCCTTCAAAGTCATCTGCATCTACATCACCTTCTACAGCACAGACTACAGGCTGGTGCAGAAGGTGTGCCCCGACTACAACTACCACAGCGACGTGCCCTATTTCCCGTCAGGGTGA